The Humulus lupulus chromosome 4, drHumLupu1.1, whole genome shotgun sequence genome has a window encoding:
- the LOC133832662 gene encoding uncharacterized protein LOC133832662, protein MCKSLKIINLCFADDLVIFCKANNGSVQYVKQVFENFCSSTGLKANLSKSQLFFGGVSAAVKVQLLQILQLEEGTFHLKYLGIPMRPTKWKVADCGEILKKIKLRLHTWASRHLSYAGRTQLITSILLGLRNYWMNIFLLPQSIVKEVDKLCLWCLWGNNGTRSNFHLTSWSTVCLPKIFGGLGFGEGAKWNKAMLAKYVWAISHQQETLSVKWINTVYLKGQCFWHYQLKADSSWYWRKICHIREIFTQKEIDEAGSQGRFKIGLLYKRFIHQDLVKYHHFVWNRMSVPKHRFITWQAMNDKLLTRDHLQRVLMHQDCFLCPVCGQAEENHDHLFFDCFFSQQVVHQIQAWIGCN, encoded by the coding sequence ATGTGTAAAAGCCTCAAGATTATCAACCTTTGCTTTGCTGATGACTTAGTGATTTTCTGTAAAGCTAACAACGGCTCAGTTCAGTATGTTAAACAGGTTTTTGAGAACTTCTGCAGTAGTACAGGGTTGAAGGCCAACCTCAGCAAATCTCAGTTGTTTTTTGGAGGTGTTTCGGCTGCAGTCAAGGTCCAGTTGCTTCAAATTTTGCAGCTTGAAGAAGGAacatttcatcttaaatatctggGGATTCCTATGAGGCCAACAAAATGGAAAGTAGCAGATTGTGGAGAGatccttaaaaaaattaaactaaggCTTCATACTTGGGCTAGTAGACATCTATCTTATGCAGGGCGGACTCAACTCATTACGTCTATCCTTTTGGGTTTGCGAAACTACTGGATGAATATCTTCTTGCTCCCTCAAAGCATAGTCAAAGAGGTTGACAAGTTATGCTTGTGGTGTCTGTGGGGTAACAATGGTACTAGAAGTAATTTTCATCTCACCTCCTGGTCTACTGTTTGCTTGCCAAAGATTTTTGGGGGTTTGGGATTCGGTGAAGGAGCTAAGTGGAACAAGGCAATGCTTGCCAAATATGTTTGGGCTATTAGTCACCAACAAGAGACTTTGTCGGTGAAATGGATAAACACGGTATACTTAAAGGGTCAATGTTTCTGGCATTACCAACTTAAGGCAGATTCAAGTTGGTATTGGCGCAAAATTTGTCACATTCGAGAAATTTTTACTCAGAAGGAAATCGATGAAGCTGGCAGTCAAGGGAGATTCAAAATTGGTTTGCTTTATAAGAGATTTATTCACCAAGATCTAGTCAAGTACCATCACTTTGTGTGGAATCGGATGAGTGTGCCAAAGCATCGATTTATTACTTGGCAAGCGATGAATGATAAGCTGTTAACCCGGGATCACTTGCAGAGGGTGCTTATGCATCAAGATTGCTTCCTCTGCCCGGTTTGTGGACAAGCTGAAGAGAATCATGACCATTTATTTTTTGATTGTTTTTTCTCTCAGCAGGTGGTGCATCAAATCCAAGCTTGGATTGGATGCAATTGA
- the LOC133832663 gene encoding uncharacterized protein LOC133832663 — protein sequence MWKGLSFTHLPKKPWLIVGDFNVVFNFDDRAGGRTISVTEILDFNAWLAHTQMATLKSIGSNFTWSNKQDGGDRVYSKIDHVFINGDWIDALPNTIVEFQLDVHSDHCYCLIKTLKHGNLGIKPFQFFNLWITHRGFKEVVTDSWNKPMAVRGLLGVTKKLLRLKHILKAFNREEIGDAEQGYHQAKGDYQLALNRVEASPTDNAAQEAEKIAAVRYQYHSARYRSFLIQRSKVTWLQKGDDNNSYFHACIKKRREENRIVSFLNEQGVIIDDYNKVVHHFLDHFRGYMGSTSSANGTFNSQCIELGPCLDIEMQLSLIREFRKSDVKKALFSIPGTKSLGPDGYGYEFYKAMWQIIGDEISEAILEFFHSRKIPAELNETVLALVPKTDMPSRAVDYRPIAFCNTLYKCI from the coding sequence ATGTGGAAGGGTCTTTCCTTTACTCATTTACCGAAAAAGCCTTGGCTGATTGTTGGAGATTTCAATGTTGTGTTTAATTTTGATGACAGAGCGGGTGGGAGGACAATTAGTGTTACTGAGATCCTTGACTTTAATGCTTGGCTTGCTCATACTCAGATGGCTACTCTCAAGAGTATTGGTTCTAATTTCACATGGTCCAATAAGCAGGATGGAGGGGATAGGGTTTACTCGAAAATTGATCATGTGTTTATTAATGGAGATTGGATAGATGCATTGCCTAACACTATTGTTGAATTCCAATTGGATGTCCACTCGGACCACTGTTATTGTCTCATCAAAACTCTCAAACATGGTAATCTGGGCATAAAGCCATTTCAGTTTTTTAATCTCTGGATTACTCACAGAGGGTTTAAAGAGGTTGTTACAGATAGCTGGAATAAACCTATGGCAGTGAGGGGCTTACTGGGTGTGACTAAAAAATTGCTTCGACTAAAGCATATTTTGAAAGCATTTAACAGGGAGGAAATTGGAGATGCTGAGCAGGGATATCATCAAGCAAAAGGTGACTATCAACTGGCACTAAATAGAGTTGAAGCTTCACCAACAGATAATGCTGCTCAGGAGGCTGAAAAAATAGCAGCAGTTAGATATCAATATCACTCTGCTAGGTACAGAAGTTTTTTGATTCAGCGCAGCAAAGTTACTTGGCTGCAAAAGGGTGATGATAATAATTCGTACTTTCATGCTTGCATTAAAAAAAGAAGGGAGGAGAATCGTATTGTTTCATTTCTGAATGAGCAGGGGGTCATAATTGATGATTACAACAAAGTGGTTCACCATTTCCTAGACCATTTCAGAGGTTATATGGGAAGCACCAGTTCAGCTAATGGTACTTTTAATTCTCAATGCATAGAGTTGGGTCCTTGTCTGGATATTGAGATGCAGCTGAGTTTGATTAGGGAATTTAGAAAATCTGATGTCAAGAAGGCTTTATTTAGCATCCCGGGCACTAAAAGTCTAGGGCCTGATGGCTATGGTTATGAGTTTTACAAGGCAATGTGGCAGATCATAGGTGATGAAATATCAGAGGCTATCCTTGAGTTCTTTCATTCTAGGAAGATCCCTGCAGAGCTTAATGAAACAGTTCTTGCTCTGGTTCCTAAAACTGATATGCCTAGTAGGGCGGTTGACTATAGACCCATAGCGTTCTGCAACACTTTATATAAGTGCatttaa